Genomic segment of Pseudomonas sp. DY-1:
GCGCCAGCTTACGGTAGGCGGCCAACTGCTCGATGGCTGGCAGCCGGGCCTGTCGCCCCTCATCGCGCAGGGCGTGGTAGAGCCCCAGGTTTACCAGATCGATCAGGCTGAGCCGGCCGCCACTGTCGACGTCCCACTGCCTGACGCTGCGCACGACGTCGATGTAGCTCTGATCCACCGCCCATTTCTTCAGCACGATCACACTCAGGGACTGGCCGTACTCCTGGCAGAGACGTGCGTAGACCTCTGGGCTCGGGACCTGGCTGGCGTCCTTGAAGGCGGAGAGCACCGCCAGATCGCCGACATCACAGAGCAGGCTGGCCAGCATTGCGTGGTCTGGCGAGGTGAAACCCAGGGGGCGGGCAAGCACCGCACTGATGGCGGCATGACGTGTAAGCCGTCCCCAGACACCGATGAACAGTTGCTTGTGGGCGGCGCTGTGGAGGGTGAAGAGACTTTTCAGGCTGTGGATCAGGGTGATGCGATCCACCTCCTGCAGGCCGAGCAGACGGATCACATCTTCCAGCGTCCGCGGCGGCGTGCTGGAGCGGAACATGATGCTGGAGGCGTGCTTCATCAGCAGCGCGCTGAGTGCCGGGTCCTTGCTGATCACCTGCTTCAAACGCGCGACGGATACGTTCGGGTCGGCCAGGGCGCGGCGGATGTCCAGGGTGATCATTGGCAGGCTGGGGAGTTGCTCCTCGCCATTCATCAGCTGCGTGACCACCTTTCGGTAGATCGAGTAATCCGACTCTGCTGCGCTCAACACGGTTCTCCCCATTTTTTGTGGCCGCAGTGTAGCTATGCGCCATCACGGCGCCCATGGGAGTCTGATGCCAATCGGACGGATTGCTCAGGGCAGCGGCACGCCATAGGGCCTGGCGAGATCCTTCAGCCGACCATCGGCACGCATCTGTTTCAGCACACGACCGATGTCGTCGCGCAGCTGTCGGTGGGATTCCCCCCTGGGCAAGGCGAAGTAGCCGACCTGGGTATCGATCACCGGCGTGAGCTTTCTCACCTTGCCGGAGATGCCCAGCTCCACTATGCGCGGCCGGGAATCGCGCTCGTTGCTCGCGGCCAGGTCGGCGCGGCCCGCCATCAGCAGCCGGAACGCCAGTTCGACCGAGGGCGTTACATGCAGGTCCAGCTGGCCGCGCATGGCCTCGAATCGCTCGCCGTAGATCCAGCCATGGATGATGGCGATCCGTTGTCCCTTCAGGCTTGCCAGGGTGCCGTCCCAGGCGGAGGACGTCTCACTGCGCGCGTAGAACACCACGCTGTCGCGATAGAAGCCGGGCTCGGCAAACTGGAAGCGAAGCTCCCGTGCGGCGGTCCGATAGGGGCCGATCAGCACATCGGCGCGGCCCTCCTCCACCAGCTTCTGGGCGCGCGCCCAGGGGTAGCTTTCGAAGCGCACCTGATCGCCCAGGTCGCTGGCGATCGCACGCATCACGTCGATGCCCAGACCACTGGGTGCGCCCTTGGCATCGAGGACATAGATTCCGGGGAATTCGGTGCC
This window contains:
- a CDS encoding HDOD domain-containing protein, translated to MSAAESDYSIYRKVVTQLMNGEEQLPSLPMITLDIRRALADPNVSVARLKQVISKDPALSALLMKHASSIMFRSSTPPRTLEDVIRLLGLQEVDRITLIHSLKSLFTLHSAAHKQLFIGVWGRLTRHAAISAVLARPLGFTSPDHAMLASLLCDVGDLAVLSAFKDASQVPSPEVYARLCQEYGQSLSVIVLKKWAVDQSYIDVVRSVRQWDVDSGGRLSLIDLVNLGLYHALRDEGRQARLPAIEQLAAYRKLAPPLDALDADGGLALVSAHQDAIQRMVSLLR
- a CDS encoding ABC transporter substrate-binding protein produces the protein MRPRFRTLCVILWVLGLIPFADGRELLAVGTEFPGIYVLDAKGAPSGLGIDVMRAIASDLGDQVRFESYPWARAQKLVEEGRADVLIGPYRTAARELRFQFAEPGFYRDSVVFYARSETSSAWDGTLASLKGQRIAIIHGWIYGERFEAMRGQLDLHVTPSVELAFRLLMAGRADLAASNERDSRPRIVELGISGKVRKLTPVIDTQVGYFALPRGESHRQLRDDIGRVLKQMRADGRLKDLARPYGVPLP